From Mustela nigripes isolate SB6536 chromosome 13, MUSNIG.SB6536, whole genome shotgun sequence, one genomic window encodes:
- the POLR2M gene encoding protein GRINL1A yields MSSLARGFEPQVPEDLGRRSLAELREMLKRQERLLRNEKFICKLPDKGKKILDSVAKVKAAIAECEVRGKSGLFHPVSLDCKLQQKAVAVVDVDTETAQSSDRILDTSSLVCGSSSVSNTESSKTTSQQRGLVHPPHEGDEEAPEVEYIVSACPASRSRASAPSSCAAGERLLQHHVSSQAEDNLSSSDSLFINRLQRITIVDSGEEHSEENRSAENLARFDSGAQKKPHFMEVLETRAKNPVPPLHKFKTNVLPSQQNDSSSHWQRRGSPISSEERQLRDKKHLDDVTAARLLPLHHMPAQLLSIEESLALQKQQKQTYEEMQAKLAAQKLAERLNIKMQSYNPEGEASRKYREVRDEDDDQSSGDEF; encoded by the exons ATGTCCTCGCTGGCCCGCGGCTTCGAGCCCCAAGTTCCCGAGGACTTGGGGCGGCGGAGTTTGGCAGAGCTGCGGGAGATGTTGAAGCGCCAGGAGAGACTTTTGCGCAACGA AAAATTCATTTGCAAATTGCCCGACAAAGGTAAAAAGATCTTAGACTCTGTTGCCAAAGTGAAAGCTGCCATTGCCGAATGTGAAGTTAGAGGAAAAAGTGGACTGTTTCATCCTGTTAGTTTAGACTGTAAGCTACAGCAAAAAGCAGTTGCAGTTGTTGATGTGGACACTGAAACGGCCCAGAGTTCTGACCGGATACTTGATACTTCATCGCTAGTCTGTGGCTCTTCCTCTGTAAGTAACACCGAGTCATCTAAAACCACCTCCCAGCAGCGGGGACTTGTACATCCTCCTCACGAAGGCGATGAAGAGGCTCCCGAAGTTGAGTACATAGTGAGCGCGTGCCCAGCTTCCCGTAGCAGAGCCAGCGCGCCTTCCTCCTGCGCAGCTGGTGAGCGTCTCCTTCAGCATCATGTTTCAAGTCAAGCAGAAGATAATTTGAGCAGCTCTGACAGCCTGTTTATTAATAGGTTACAGAGGATCACAATTGTGGACTCAGGTGAAGAGCACTCAGAAGAGAACAGGAGTGCTGAGAACTTGGCAAGGTTCGATAGTGGGGCACAGAAGAAGCCTCATTTCATGGAAGTGCTAGAAACTCGAGCCAAAAACCCAGTACCCCCActacataaatttaaaactaatgT ATTACCTTCACAACAGAATGATTCATCTAGTCATTGGCAGAGAAGAGGGTCTCCCATCTCCTCGGAAGAAAGGCAGCTCAGGGATAAGAAGCATCTTGATGATGTCACAGCAGCCCGGCTTCTGCCACTTCACCATATGCCCGCACAGCTGCTCTCCATAGAAGAATCTTTGGCACTTCAGAAACAACAGAAACAGACTTATGAG gagatgcAGGCCAAACTCGCAGCACAAAAATTAGCTGAAAGACTGAACATTAAGATGCAGAGCTATAATCCCGAAGGGGAGGCTTCAAGGAAGTACCGAGAAGTGAGGGATGAAGACGACGATCAGTCCTCTGGAGATGAATTCTGA